The following is a genomic window from Chanos chanos chromosome 1, fChaCha1.1, whole genome shotgun sequence.
CTTCACTTACTCCTGCTCTTTCAGCCTATGCGCTATGTGACAGAGCCATCTCCAGAGGCACCCAATTCTGCTCAGTACTCCTCAATATGACTCTCACAAAGGTTGTGGAGACTGCAACAAGCTGGCACCACTTGACTTTGTCTAATGttgcatttgttgtgttttcGTAGACGTTACCATCTGCCCTGTAACCTGCCCAAACCATTCTCAGTAACGACCCTTGCTTTGCTGGTTTTGTAACTGTGTAGCTGCCGTTGTGATGTCAACCGtccactgtcagagagaggccTTACAAGGCAGCTTTTTAAAGAACAGGGTGCATCTCCAAGGATGTACTACCCTACATCACTCCCACTAATGTCTCTGCGTTGTCTGAGAGTAGCATCTTTGTCAGCTGCTTCCCTCAATGCTAATAAAAACAGAACTCTGGCACTGTGCTGCCAGGCAACCATATGAAAACATTCTAATTAAAGCCCCTTGGAACCCACAACTGACCATGATATAATAGAACAACAAACCATGTGGTTGAAATGCACAGTGTGGTATTTCTCTGGTGCCAGAGTGGGCATGTGTGATCCATCAAAGGCACCCATACAGTGGTAACCCTCGTCTCTGGTCAAAGTAAACAGCCTTTTCCCTCCGCTTCCCAGGGCTTTCTGGTAACTGAAAAATTTCTGGCATTAGTACCTTCTCAACAAAGAGCAGAATTCCTGAATACAATGGCACACGGTTGTGATACTGGCTCAAAAGGAATGTGAAACACTCCTGTACTCACGATGAATTGCGAATGTCTATAGTGCTGTGCCAACTCTCGGTCTTCTCCACACAGAGGATAGACGGTGTCCTTTTTTTCTATGTCGAGATGCAACCGATAGCATTGGTAGGGTCGCATATTTTGTGACATTCTAAAATTCTGTATTCACTGGTCGTCTGTGAAGATTTGGAATTACTGTTTCTCATCACTCGGTAGCTCTACTGCGGACCCAAACAGCCGGTGGAATGCGACGCGCAGATTGCTGAAGGATCAAAACCACAGATATAATGTATTTTATAAAATTACTTTACAGTACAAATGCATAGTCTGTTATGAGTATTTGTGTGGTTCACAttagtttgttgttgttaagaaTCTTACACCTCTCTCCTTGTAGCACCAATCTCTACTATTTTACGTAAAAGTCTTTCCCTCTTCTAGCGCTATCCTTTTGGGCGTATTCAGTGCCTTCTTTAACATACGCGTCTCTCTTGTCAAATATCAACGTGAATATCATGTGCTGTCgacaaaaaaagcaatgaacaacaaaacatcttTAGCTTTAACTTCTTCCATGCTCCactgtgatgctgctgttgtttcGTCGCTTTCCGAAATGACGTCTCATACGGAACTGTCGCACGTTTTGCGTCACTTATTCCTAACATCGAAGCAGTCAAAGCTAGCCCACTTATTTGCTCCTAAGGATAACCAAGGCAGCTAGCAAATGTCAACATATAAGCTCTTTAGATAAACTATTTACGGAGGCCGGGAATAGATTGGTCCATTAGTTGTCTACTTGTTACATGTAGGTTCGCTGTCACTTATGTCTTGTGTTAATGTCATTTACACACGGTATCTAAGTCATGTTGGTTTTGGTTAGACTTCTACCTTGTCATTAGCAGTGTATTGCTTGTAATGCGGGCGATCGGCTCTTGTTTTCCTGCGGTATAGAACTGACCTTTGTTAGGTGTATAGCGTTAGCTTTTAGAGTAATATGGCCTGACGCGATCAGATAGATATTTTCTACTATAATCACTTTGGAAGAACCGGTCGTAATGGTTTGAATTTTTGTTCAGGTCACAACAGAAGCATGATTGACGACTTCGAAAAGCGCGAAGCCCGGTCCAGCGGGGACCTCTGGACGGAAATCTGCTCGAGTCTCCCTGAGCCTCAAGCAGGAGACCAGAATGACGATCAATTCACAGACTCCTTCCAGCCCCCTTCACCGCAGAGCACCCAAACAAACGGAACCCCCGTGACATCTTCTTTCAACCCGTGGGAACCAATGGAAGACTCAGAAGTTTACATTGCTAGTTTGGGTAAGTTGGATTACACATACTGTAGCGTTTCTTTTACTGATCTACTCGTTTACGTTCTTGTGTGGACATCATTTTCTAATCTAAATCATCACTTGCAGAAAATCGCTTGAGGAGAATAAAAGGACAATCAAAAGAGGTAACTTCCAGGGAGATGCTTCGTTCTCTCTCCCAGGCCAAAAAAGAATGCTGGGATAGGATGCTTCACGACGCTCAGACGTCTGAGTTGTTCCAGGGAGGGGAAGTTGACCAGAGGTAAAAATGGTGTTTGACCACTTCTGTTAGTAATGGAACACTCACCGTAGCATCTGCAAATCTGCAGTGGTTCATTTCTCTTCCACTGTCAGAGAAATTCGCTTTACAGTGCctatttacagtttttgcctTCTTGTAAATAACTGTAGTAGTAATACAGTTTTTACCCTCTTGTGaataactgtcatttttcaaacaTAATAATACAGTGGTGTGAAATAGACCTACTAAGCCCTGTCCCTCAAGCACAGATGTTCTACTGATGTTTCTTGTGGCAAAAATGGCCTAAATCCCACCAGGTGAAGCTGGGCACAGGTTGAAAGTTCAGTGCGATTCTGGCCAATAGGCATTTTTATGAAGCTACGATATGATAAACATACTCAGCAAACTGCACTAACAATATAACCTTATTAACTCTCTTAAAACTTTAAAAGTCAAACTAAGGCAGCTATGTTCAGCACGGCTCAACAGGAGAAGCTCCTAGATACATCAGTCTTAGAGGAGCATTGGCTATTATGGGTATTCCAAAGACTCGCATTTCGTTTTTGATCCAACATCTGAGACATTTTGCAACATTGTAATATTTTGCAATTGTGATAAATCATAGCTTACAGGTGAAATGTAACTATTTCTGGTCTCACATGTACGGCGAAATGATGCCCTCCGTAAACACTGTAAAGTTGGAATAACTTGCTGATCAGCTGCTGTGCATGCGTTGGTAGTAGTAACAGTGCTCAGGTGAGAGCCAGGACATTCTAGTCTGTACTCACTCAACGTCACGTCAAAACTGATAAAAGGAGAAGGGGAAACATAATACAAATGGTTTGAGTTTCAGATTCTTAATCCTGAATGTTTAACACTCACCTAAGGTGCTTATGTGTGTAGTGATTTTATGGAAAAATGTACGGAGATGATCTAAGATGTCCTTATTTTATTCCTGCCATGAACAGGCCTTCTTTAGGCATGTTTAGGAAAACGTACAGTCAAATATGATAAAGTGTATAAATCTGACTTTATCCAAGGGCAGTCTTCACTCTCATGCTGTGCTGATTTTACAGATGTTGACTTAGCCGTGTTCACAATCATCTGTTTTTGAACAGAAATGATCATCTTCCGGTCAGTTGCTCTCATGCGTGAGATATCAAAGTGTACCGTTGTGATTTagtgttcactttttttttttttttttttttttattgtctttgtcTGGACCAGTGTGGGACAATATAAAGAccctcagagttcatttaacgcTGGTGCAGTTGCTACTGCTGTTTCTCAGGTAGAAATCAGTCTGCATtttaagtttgaatgcagacgGCGATGTCGTTTCATGTTCAGTGGTCGTGCTGAATACTCCTGCATAGACTGCATTCGGTCTCATGGGTTTTCTAACACAGCGTTTCCTCGAAAGCCAGCATTTTTGTCCTACCTGACTGCACATTGCTCATCCTTTCCAGATCTGTCATGCCTGACATAACATGACTTCTAATCTTCAAATGCTTTATTATATTGTAAAAGTTGGACAAAATTTGCTGTTGTATGGGTCCCAGGGATATAATTTGGGAAGCATTTGGAATACACCAAAGATCTGCGATGTGTCTACACGGCGTTATCTATGTATAATATTTGTAAGAGGATTAAAGCATTAgtataaaaaaatgacacagtaaTCCCGCTGTTCTTGGTTGTGCAGCGCTCTGGAGCACCTGAGGCGTTGGATCGCTCCTGAACGAGTGGCCATCAGCGCGGAGGAGCTGGagcacctcctcctcccctcacAGAACCAGGACAGGCCCGCCGCGGAGCGGCCGTCCAGCGGGAccgggggagagggggagaaccAGGAAGCGGACGAGAGCCACGGGCCAGAGAAATAGTGTCAGAGACACCTTGTTCCCACAGAGACTGATCGCTCTGCAGCGTATCATACACGAGTATCTCTCCGTTTTCTGTCCTTAACCATCCACTTTGACAGTGCAGTATTGGTCCAGCCCTGAACCAACACACCGGACTCCTCTTTTCAAGTAACCGTCAAGGCTTCGGGCTAATTGAATCTGCTTTGTTCAGGCTTAACTTGTCTAGTGCAGTGTCTGCTGTTTAATCGACCATGGGGAAAAGAGTTGGTATTCCCTCAGTATTCGTTGTAGGGCAGGCTAGTAGATGTGGTAGCCTGTTTTTCTCCCCTGAAAAATCTTCGTATGTCTCCTATCTGAGCAGTAAGTTTCAAAATGATGAAACCGACACAGAGGGCTTAATGTTCTGTGCTTATGTCATATCTGTGCTTCATATCTCCCTGTGAAGATTAGATCactatttttgtgtgtttgttttgattgtacTGTTCATCTGCGAAAGGCCATGATTAATTTGTAGAAAATGCTAATgatgtatataaataaatatgcataCGGTTAATGTTTCAGGCCGAAGAGCCTGTCATTGAAAAAATCAGAACGCAAATATCATGAATTTGTATAGTAACATTCCAGAACAAACCTCCGAACTGTGGTGACGTTTAGAACCAACGACTGGCTGCCTGACTTACAAGATCGATTTTAGTTTTAGACTGCTCTAAAAGCTGACAAAGTGACATTACTGTTTTCTTCCATATTTTATTATCTTATTTCTCTCATAAATCTGGGGGAGTtgttaaaaatcattttttaaaagccCAATTTTGAAGTAGTCCCAGTTTACTGTTCAAATTACCAGTAGTTACTGTCATGTTGACTTTATTTTGAGATCCAGCCATTGATAAATGGTGACGAAAAGAACATCTGTGAGCTGCATTCACTGCATTCACTTATTTTTATGGCAATAATTTGTTATTATGTATTAAATGTGTACAAGAGACTGGATTAAATGATACCGACCAGAATACGAAATCGTTATTCTCGTGATCACTTGTGTGTTGAATACCAGTGAACTTGGTCACCAGTAGAGGGCAGCATTGTTGAATAATGTGCTGGGCATTAGCCAACCTGATTAACACTAATTGGTGTACAGTACAGTGAACAGTATTTGTTAATGAGTGATTGTATTCTATGCAAAATGTACGGTCTTACATATTCGATGTTTTATGGTTATGTGACTAATGCAGTGAGCAAATCTTACATAGGCTAAACATCTCATATGTTCTGTTCACTTTACCATTTGGTGGCATTTGAGTCCACCCGTTGGTTCTCGTGGCTCAAATCCGTAGCTCTTTACATTGGCCATTTAAGTGACTGCAGTCACTGTACCCCACCCCCTAGTTTTCTTACAGCAGAGCAGCAGGTCCGCTCAGCTGAAAGTCGCGTAGTAGTGCACTTTTAAAGTCAAAGTGCTTATTTCCGTTCCGTGGCCATGCCGCTATCTTTGGTAAAGCGACAGAAAGGGTTCGGGAGGGTTTATCACTCACAAATTAAAGTATGAATGCAAGAGCCACCAGTGCACGAAATCTACAGGAATGATTTCAACTGAAATACTATTATAAGTTTTATTTTGTGCGGTAAAAGTAGTTTAATGCAACTCACCGCAttactgtttttaattcatGATTTACTGAGATAAGATAACAAATTGTTTCTCCGTTTTTCACTAATCGGTCATGAATCACCAGCTAGAGTTCTTGCATAGGCTGCAGTACTGTAACCGTCGGGAAATCGTGTACATTGAATTACGTCCATGTGTTTATTGTCATTCTGTGCGTGATAGTTGTCATACAACAGTGCGCGGAAAACGTGCGTGGATGCGTGAGCCCGGTAACTACAGTAGTTCTCGTAAGCCCGGTACTTGCCTCACTCAAGTTACACTGGTGCACTACGCTACATTCAAAGTAAGACTGTCAGCCTTCGTCGTCGCCACGCGCACTGACGTAGAGGTGAGTCTGAAGCATCTTCTTCTGGTCCCTGCTAAGAAGAGCTTTGATTGGAGTTGTCATCCGGCGTGATGAGCGCACACGGGGTCTGACATCTCTTTTAAGTATTTCCCCCGTCTTTCCGCTTCAGAGAGCTCGTCTACATTCAAAAGaaagcatcttttttttgttgttcagacTTACTGACCCCTCTAACTTGGTCTCGTGAAGAACAGACATCGACAATGGACAACTAAAAGAAAGAATATGTTTATGAATATTCCTTGAACTTTTTACAGGATAATTCTTACACCTCCAATCTTCATCTATAGTGCACCGTTAGATCGTCTTTCTGTGGGTGCGCTGCAGGTACATCGCGGAGAATGTAATTTAATCTACATGACACAGGTAATTAAATGCAATAACTGTTTTAACTTGCTTGTTATAGTGTAGCCTATTAAAAGTGAATTCGAGaacgttatttttttttttccttgtgcaGTTCTTATTGTCTTGTTCCTCATGACTTATCCGGTTATGGGCAAATAGTAGTCGTTTTGGGACAGGGTGcatattaaatacatattttaaaagtgGGAAGACATAGACAGCCATCAAAACCGTGACTGTTACTGGTCTGTTAAAATGTGAAACCAGTTTAAGCACAATGCACTTTAATCTTTAGCATagtaagaagagaaaaaaaaaactaaaaggcacactttatcacaaatacataaatactgAACCTCTTTTACGTGTTTGTTAATAGGTCTCTTGTGGAATTATGCTTGGGCGTGTCCTGTTGCCCATGGATTACATGTACCTACATGTCCACCAATGTTTAGTGATTAGGGATAATCAATATACTGATAAACAATTTATCACAAGttatattttcattaatattAACATATCCATTGTAGCTTACAGATGCATAATTTGGTCTTTGGAGTCCATAGTACTGACTAACAAGTTCATTatgaaaacaaactttaaaGACGTCGGTAAACTGGCTATGTAACTATAGAAATGAAACGGACAGCAATGTTTCCTGTCAACATTGCCATTTGTTTGCGTAGACAAAGCTTTACCTGTTCAGCGCACGGGGAAAAATACTATGTGGTGTTTTAAAAAACTGGCCAAAGTAACCCCTTTCCCTGCGGGAGTTTAGTCTAAAAATTGCCTTAAACGTGTGCTCGAGCAGCCGGAATGAACGAACACTTCACTCAGATCTCATCTCTCGTTACTCTGCCTGTTCACAGCCTGACTGCCTGTGCCAGCTACCACAGGTAGCACAGCAGGGTGTCAAGATGGAAAATATTGTCGTTGCGAAAACACTGTCATCCTTGATAAAGGCAAGCAACCTCTCGATAAAGCTAGATCTTGATAAAGATAACCTCCATATGCGATCAAACCATCGATTTACTCAgatacattttttatattttaaatgaaaggaatCAACCAAGCTTATACACTTCCCTTATTTATAGCCATGTTAAATGTATAAAAACCTAACATTGGCTGGCGTAACTTGTTTCGGTATTTCATAAAGAGACGAAAAAAAGGCGccgctccttctctctgtaaTATTGTCCTGAAGTTCGTGATCACATTGGGAGGAATCGTAGACCATTTGTCTCTagagaaatttctctctccAATTCTCTCTTGAGACCAGAATCTCTCTAGACTTTCAATATCTTTTAGCCTACGGTTACAGACTGCCGTCTTCAAACCGTGTGTTTGTGATAAAGAAACAAATTCCATAGTCTGGGAAGATCAGTATCCATATCCTTGCCAATAGTTCCTTGGTTTATAGATGAGGTCTAACTATagatgtggtgtggtggtgaCTCAAGAATGCTGCGACGTTCTACAGCTCTGCAGATGTGACTCTGTGGAGGTTTCTTTCATACAGAAATTTCCCATGGCTttttcacataaaacacattgcTTATTACCCCCAATgttttacacccccccccccccccccccccccacactcacacactttattttacaGCAGGGTACATATACACTCTACTAGTCATCAAGGAGCGTTTCATTTTTTGAAGTAAGGGGGTAGAGATTGGTGTTTGAAGTCTTTAATCAGGCAGTGGTCTACGGGATCTCTCCGGCATCATTCCCAGATTGAGCAGAACTGGAACTGCATTGATCCATCCGGAAGGACCATGTTAATTCACCACCGTGATTTTAAACGAACTCCTTCATGATTAAATATACATGTGCACTGTAATCTGACCTATTCTACCCTCACAAACCCTGAATATCAATAGCCACTTAATCTGAGGCTGggttacacccccccccccccccactccttttttttcattgaatgaGATGAGCATGCTTTGGTCCAgcaatattatatttttttggaTTGTTCTAAGTACCCTCTACCACAGTGTTAGCTGCTGTCTGTATCTGGTGAATGGTGAGGTTTATTTTTATTAGCATAATACTGTATGCGTATGAATACATTAGACGTATTATGAGCTCAGAATGGAGCTCTTTGTATTGTTAGGATTGCAAGGGGAGGTAAACTGGGTTCAAGCAGACACATAGTCAAGTATGAGTGATTAAACATGGATCTGACAACGTGGTAGATCTGACCCACGAATGTGATAAACACCTTTTTTTGGCATAGGATACGACATAACCATTGTTCTTTTTTGCCGCAAACATGATAATTTTTGGTGTAATTTTCCTCCCTCGGTTTATATAAACATCAGTGGGCTCCACCGAG
Proteins encoded in this region:
- the ccdc32 gene encoding coiled-coil domain-containing protein 32, producing the protein MIDDFEKREARSSGDLWTEICSSLPEPQAGDQNDDQFTDSFQPPSPQSTQTNGTPVTSSFNPWEPMEDSEVYIASLENRLRRIKGQSKEVTSREMLRSLSQAKKECWDRMLHDAQTSELFQGGEVDQSALEHLRRWIAPERVAISAEELEHLLLPSQNQDRPAAERPSSGTGGEGENQEADESHGPEK